A region from the Dendropsophus ebraccatus isolate aDenEbr1 chromosome 1, aDenEbr1.pat, whole genome shotgun sequence genome encodes:
- the CREBL2 gene encoding cAMP-responsive element-binding protein-like 2, with translation MEDNKLSGGKVKKPGKRGRKPAKIDLKAKLERSRQSARECRARKKLRYQYLEELVSSRERAICALREELEMYKQWCKAMDQGKIPSEIRALLTGEELAKSFPNSSKQQRAGKMDPPEK, from the exons ATGGAGGACAACAAG TTGAGCGGAGGAAAAGTGAAGAAACCCGGAAAGAGGGGGAGGAAGCCGGCCAAGATCGACCTGAAGGCCAAGCTGGAGCGGAGTCGGCAGAGCGCCCGGGAGTGCAGAGCCCGCAAGAAGCTCCGCTACCAGTACCTGGAGGAGCTGGTGTCCAGCCGGGAGCGCGCCATCTGTGCCCTGCGCGAGGAACTGGAGATG TACAAGCAGTGGTGTAAAGCGATGGATCAAGGTAAAATTCCATCGGAAATCCGAGCTCTTCTCACCGGGGAGGAACTTGCCAAATCTTTTCCAAACTCCAGCAAACAGCAAAGAGCCGGAAAGATGGACCCTCCCGAGAAATGA